The following proteins are encoded in a genomic region of Cryptomeria japonica chromosome 11, Sugi_1.0, whole genome shotgun sequence:
- the LOC131069693 gene encoding protein WHAT'S THIS FACTOR 1, chloroplastic, with protein sequence MSQKQTLTSAFHTIHRVYSFTRKTNSSSYTQKVFLYTIQLQWKKDRGLDVAVEKEKNLRAVISVKDIIKKEPEACLPIDALSRKKKKLGIRSGVSNFIKKYPSIFELCNGNKCKLTKEVLELEEEEARIHQEQESDAATRLCKLLMMTREKKLHLDHINQLKWDMGLPQNYVKTLVPNFPDYFSVINMPDNRPGLDLVCWNDTLAVSEMERRAANKGEYKKTMPLAFPLNYSKGYAVKQGYVKWAEEWQRLPYISPYEHASHIDPLSDLSERRVVGVLHELLSLMVSKRTVRRYLIDLREQLGLPEKFEKCFDRHPGIFYVSLKNGTVTVVLREAYKRDKLIEEHPLMKCRGKFLHVMKKGFGDKRKCSKKGVNSQEKDSVAGENLHALEKSHDDHEGNSEDEELQEGNSEDEESQEEESSDDRNYARKDFGVNDNDDDDDEEEEVTTDEESSEDDKDVCERDFRTHGKQRGRLQSSGKQASNLSPSDSQGSDSKPFQRQRTNLRKSILEEKNKRTLGKQGKSFDTYIKKGSGYQTFGEGRNFETSGRIGRNFEKSGRQGRNFEKSGRNFETSGRQGRNFETTGRNFEKSGRQGRNFETPGRNFETSGRQGRNFEKSGRQGRSFETSGRKERSSETSGRQDRHFETSGKKGRSFDVSHRKEGKSFDTSDRKQGRSSDTFDTKQGRSSGTSARMQVRSFDTSGRRENNFKTSERQRGTSQLSRKQGNKFEFSRSRDSKSRTSGSQGSNFEVPQSRGTRNPSQKQSGNPRVT encoded by the coding sequence ATGTCTCAAAAACAAACCCTGACGAGTGCCTTTCACACAATCCACAGAGTTTATTCCTTCACAAGAAAAACAAATTCATCATCGTACACGCAGAAAGTTTTTCTGTATACTATTCAATTGCAATGGAAGAAGGACAGAGGTTTGGATGTCgcggtagagaaggagaagaatttAAGGGCTGTCATTTCTGTGAAAGATATTATAAAGAAGGAGCCAGAGGCTTGTTTGCCTATCGATGCTCTCTCAAGGAAGAAAAAGAAGCTGGGCATTCGCAGTGGGGTTTCCAACTTCATCAAAAAATACCCTTCAATATTTGAGCTTTGCAATGGGAACAAATGTAAGTTGACAAAAGAGGTCCTAGAGTTGGAAGAGGAAGAAGCCCGAATCCACCAGGAGCAAGAATCAGACGCTGCAACTAGGTTGTGCAAGCTTCTGATGATGACCAGAGAAAAAAAGCTTCACTTAGATCATATAAACCAGCTGAAATGGGACATGGGTTTGCCCCAGAATTATGTCAAGACGTTGGTACCCAATTTTCCAGACTACTTTAGTGTAATCAATATGCCTGATAATAGGCCTGGATTGGATCTTGTTTGCTGGAATGATACGTTGGCTGTCTCCGAGATGGAGAGGAGGGCAGCTAACAAGGGAGAGTATAAAAAGACGATGCCTTTGGCTTTTCCTTTGAATTATTCTAAGGGGTATGCTGTGAAACAGGGATATGTGAAATGGGCAGAGGAGTGGCAGAGGTTGCCCTACATATCGCCCTACGAGCATGCATCTCATATAGATCCATTAAGTGATTTATCCGAGAGAAGGGTGGTTGGGGTGTTGCATGAGCTCCTGAGTCTCATGGTTAGCAAGAGAACGGTGAGGCGGTATCTTATTGACCTTCGGGAGCAGTTGGGACTACCCGAGAAGTTTGAAAAGTGTTTTGACCGTCATCCTGGGATCTTTTATGTCAGTTTGAAAAATGGTACTGTGACAGTGGTGCTCAGAGAGGCCTATAAAAGAGATAAGCTGATTGAGGAGCATCCTCTCATGAAATGTAGGGGGAAGTTCCTTCATGTGATGAAGAAGGGGTTCGGGGATAAAAGGAAATGTTCGAAGAAGGGGGTTAATTCACAAGAGAAAGACTCTGTAGCTGGTGAAAATCTCCATGCTCTGGAAAAAAGTCACGATGATCATGAGGGTAATAGTGAGGATGAAGAATTACAGGAGGGCAATAGTGAGGATGAAGAATCACAGGAGGAGGAGAGTTCTGATGACAGAAATTATGCCAGGAAAGATTTTGGTGtaaatgacaatgatgatgatgatgatgaggaggaggaagtTACCACAGATGAAGAGTCTTCAGAGGATGATAAAGACGTTTGTGAGAGAGATTTTAGAACACATGGAAAACAACGTGGTAGGCTCCAATCATCTGGTAAGCAAGCCTCCAACTTAAGTCCCTCTGACAGTCAGGGCAGTGACTCGAAACCATTTCAAAGGCAAAGGACTAATTTAAGAAAAtctatattggaagagaaaaataaacgAACATTAGGAAAGCAAGGCAAGAGCTTTGACACATATATAAAGAAAGGCAGTGGCTATCAGACGTTTGGAGAAGGAAGGAACTTTGAGACATCAGGAAGGATAGGAAGGAACTTTGAGAAATCTGGAAGGCAAGGAAGGAACTTTGAGAAATCTGGAAGGAACTTTGAGACATCAGGAAGGCAAGGAAGGAACTTTGAGACAACAGGAAGGAACTTTGAGAAATCTGGAAGGCAAGGAAGGAACTTTGAGACACCAGGAAGGAACTTTGAGACATCAGGAAGGCAAGGAAGGAACTTTGAGAAATCTGGAAGGCAAGGCAGGAGCTTTGAAACATCTGGAAGGAAAGAAAGGAGCTCTGAGACATCTGGAAGGCAAGACAGACATTTTGAGACATCTGGAAAGAAAGGTAGGAGCTTTGATGTATCTCACAGAAAGGAAGGCAAGAGTTTTGACACATCTGATAGAAAACAAGGTAGGAGTTCTGACACGTTTGATACAAAGCAAGGCAGGAGTTCTGGCACATCTGCAAGAATGCAGGTCAGGAGCTTCGACACATCTGGAAGAAgggaaaataattttaaaacatcTGAACGCCAACGCGGTACATCTCAACTGTCTAGAAAACAAGGCAATAAGTTTGAATTTTCTAGAAGCAGGGACAGTAAGTCCAGAACATCTGGAAGCCAAGGAAGTAACTTTGAAGTACCTCAAAGTCGAGGAACTCGGAACCCATCTCAAAAGCAGTCTGGTAACCCCAGGGTCACCTAG